From Armatimonadota bacterium, a single genomic window includes:
- a CDS encoding carbohydrate ABC transporter permease: MSAEASFVFGTLAAWAGWLFAVRTLYAALLFVFRPAGLDSGRAARVAGFSAAASGALLLVGYRLAPPPVRGAQFHLPAAWLVMPFLGWMAVVLLAAALLSLIKGLLSIHPDARKKALSSAAIEAGLAGLAWVLFKRTGDPVTLLRGSIGLQPVSAGALALLAVGAVLGMVLSQRAVRLHMAFKAAAAQIALIVGSCVFGLPFAWLLITSFKEDRDMSSPTGLVWIPRVQQTVPYQDPDDPLIESEYRGTGVQGTIVERYPDGSAKLDILRPMSMRGMTFVAKPPLKEVPKDIPLVTGRLEGQAINGRVLKELEDGRRRVEVMEPAALKGRSYVALPSEVQPIRNVGLKWTNYPEALEYLPREANKGLTYLKNTLMIVILSVLGTLLSSSVVAYGFSRLRFPGKNTLFLVLLSTMMLPAAVTLLPTFLIFRSLGWIDTLKPIWVPAFFGSAFNIFLLRQFFMTIPMELEDAAKMDGCGYLRTFWQVMLPQVKPALAVVAIWTFVGAWNNFMGPLVYVTSPENLPVSYAVQLFQSERTAEPGYMMAFATMAMTPVLLLFFFAQRYFIEGVTLSGLGGK, translated from the coding sequence GTGAGCGCCGAAGCTTCATTCGTTTTTGGGACCTTGGCCGCCTGGGCCGGATGGCTCTTTGCGGTCCGGACCCTGTATGCCGCGCTCCTGTTCGTTTTCAGGCCCGCCGGTCTTGATTCGGGCCGTGCAGCGCGCGTTGCCGGCTTCTCGGCCGCGGCCTCTGGGGCGCTCCTTCTCGTCGGCTATCGCCTGGCTCCTCCGCCGGTTCGGGGCGCCCAGTTCCACCTGCCCGCCGCCTGGCTGGTGATGCCGTTTCTGGGCTGGATGGCCGTAGTGCTTTTGGCCGCCGCGCTCCTGTCCTTGATCAAGGGTTTGCTCTCGATCCATCCGGACGCACGCAAAAAGGCGCTGAGCTCGGCGGCGATCGAGGCGGGACTCGCCGGTCTGGCATGGGTGCTTTTCAAGCGCACTGGCGACCCGGTGACTCTGCTCAGGGGGAGCATTGGCCTGCAGCCGGTGTCTGCGGGGGCGCTCGCTCTGCTGGCAGTCGGCGCCGTGCTGGGGATGGTGCTGTCGCAGCGGGCGGTGAGGCTTCACATGGCTTTCAAGGCCGCCGCGGCGCAGATCGCGCTGATCGTCGGGTCGTGCGTTTTCGGCCTTCCTTTTGCGTGGCTCCTGATCACCAGCTTCAAAGAGGACCGAGACATGTCCTCACCCACTGGGCTTGTATGGATTCCTAGGGTCCAGCAGACCGTCCCCTATCAAGACCCCGATGACCCCCTGATCGAGAGCGAGTATCGGGGGACCGGCGTTCAGGGCACGATCGTCGAGCGTTACCCTGACGGCTCCGCCAAACTCGACATTCTGCGCCCGATGTCCATGCGCGGCATGACGTTTGTCGCCAAGCCTCCGCTCAAGGAAGTCCCCAAGGACATCCCATTGGTGACGGGCAGACTCGAGGGCCAAGCCATCAATGGCAGGGTCCTGAAGGAGCTTGAGGACGGCCGGAGACGGGTGGAGGTGATGGAGCCTGCCGCCCTGAAAGGCAGGTCCTATGTGGCGCTGCCCTCGGAGGTCCAGCCGATCCGAAATGTCGGGCTCAAGTGGACCAACTATCCCGAAGCGCTGGAGTACCTGCCCAGGGAGGCCAACAAGGGTCTGACCTACCTGAAGAACACGCTCATGATCGTGATCCTGAGCGTGCTTGGGACGCTCCTGAGCTCGTCGGTGGTGGCCTACGGGTTTTCGCGTCTGCGCTTTCCGGGCAAGAACACGCTGTTTCTGGTGCTCCTCAGCACGATGATGCTGCCCGCGGCGGTCACGCTCCTTCCTACGTTTCTGATCTTTCGCTCGCTCGGGTGGATCGACACGCTGAAGCCGATCTGGGTGCCGGCTTTCTTCGGCTCGGCGTTCAACATCTTCCTGCTGCGCCAGTTCTTCATGACCATCCCAATGGAGCTCGAGGACGCGGCGAAGATGGACGGCTGCGGCTACCTAAGGACCTTTTGGCAGGTCATGCTGCCCCAGGTGAAGCCCGCGCTCGCCGTGGTCGCGATTTGGACGTTCGTGGGCGCTTGGAACAACTTCATGGGGCCGCTGGTCTACGTCACCTCGCCGGAGAATCTGCCCGTAAGCTACGCCGTCCAGCTCTTCCAGTCGGAGCGGACCGCCGAGCCGGGCTACATGATGGCGTTCGCTACGATGGCGATGACCCCCGTTTTGCTTCTGTTTTTCTTCGCGCAGCGCTACTTTATCGAGGGTGTGACCCTGAGCGGGCTTGGTGGAAAGTAA